The candidate division KSB1 bacterium genome has a segment encoding these proteins:
- a CDS encoding DUF4258 domain-containing protein, with product MMDIDIIKQKVRTNEFFLSNHAEEEAADESIDIAEIQAAILNDEILEHYQDTGRGESCLILGFVNHRPIHVVCGWRRDKVAIITVYIPKPPKFIDAWTRRR from the coding sequence ATGATGGACATCGACATTATCAAACAGAAAGTTCGGACAAACGAATTTTTCCTCAGCAACCATGCGGAGGAAGAGGCTGCGGACGAGTCGATTGATATTGCCGAAATTCAAGCTGCAATTTTAAATGATGAAATTTTGGAGCATTATCAAGATACGGGGCGAGGTGAAAGTTGCCTGATTTTGGGTTTTGTCAATCACCGCCCAATACATGTTGTTTGTGGCTGGCGACGCGACAAAGTCGCAATTATCACGGTTTACATTCCTAAACCGCCGAAATTTATTGATGCTTGGACACGTAGGAGATAA
- a CDS encoding type II toxin-antitoxin system MqsA family antitoxin, protein MQNSKCQFCGSEDFEERRVEYVYRRKGKYLIVRNVPCEVCLNCGERYYPADALLALEQRFKAIHEKHEQPKQTVEVPVEAFAAA, encoded by the coding sequence ATGCAAAACTCCAAATGCCAATTTTGCGGCAGCGAAGATTTTGAAGAGCGCCGAGTTGAATATGTTTATAGACGCAAGGGGAAATATCTAATAGTTCGCAACGTGCCATGCGAAGTATGCTTAAACTGCGGTGAGCGATATTATCCCGCTGATGCCCTGCTTGCCCTTGAGCAGCGTTTCAAAGCCATTCACGAGAAACATGAGCAACCCAAACAAACAGTTGAAGTCCCGGTCGAAGCTTTTGCCGCGGCGTAA
- the pfp gene encoding diphosphate--fructose-6-phosphate 1-phosphotransferase, whose protein sequence is MSTQHKKLAILVGGGPAPGINSVIGAATIRSILSGVEVIGIRDGFKWIMQGEIDKTRELTIEKVSRIHFRGGSYIGISRSNPTKDPKLLETTVTSLLRLNVDKLITIGGDDTAFSALKLEQMANGRIHVVHVPKTIDNDLDLPLGMHTFGFQTARHLGVDIVKNLMVDAQTTSRWYFIVAMGRKAGHLALGIGKAAGATLTLIPEEFTEGKLRLSRLVDILAGAIIKRLSYGRPDGVAVLAEGLVEILDPQDLKVLMDIERDAHDNIRLAEVNFGEILKYEVQKRLKEFNLKPTIVAKNIGYELRCADPIPFDMEYTRDLGFCAARFILDGGNAAMVSIQNGRFVPMYFKDILDPKTGKTRVRMVDIDSEYYGIARRYMIRLSEDDFDDPHELAKYAATAGISLEEFRRQFHYLVEPAKPSGDKKIPAAAKTEKQMKVEME, encoded by the coding sequence ATGAGCACGCAACATAAAAAACTGGCGATTCTGGTCGGCGGCGGGCCGGCCCCGGGAATCAACAGCGTCATCGGCGCCGCGACGATTCGCAGCATTCTCAGCGGCGTGGAAGTCATCGGCATTCGCGACGGCTTCAAATGGATCATGCAGGGGGAAATCGACAAAACCAGGGAGCTGACCATCGAAAAGGTGAGCCGGATTCATTTTCGCGGCGGCTCGTACATCGGCATTTCGCGCTCCAATCCGACCAAAGATCCGAAGCTGCTCGAAACCACGGTGACGTCATTGCTGCGATTGAATGTCGACAAGCTGATCACCATCGGCGGCGACGACACGGCGTTTTCCGCGCTCAAGCTGGAGCAAATGGCCAACGGCCGCATTCACGTCGTGCACGTGCCGAAAACGATTGACAACGATCTGGATTTGCCGCTCGGCATGCACACCTTCGGTTTTCAAACCGCGCGCCACCTCGGCGTGGACATCGTCAAAAATTTGATGGTCGATGCGCAAACCACTTCGCGCTGGTATTTCATCGTGGCGATGGGGCGCAAAGCCGGCCATCTGGCGCTGGGCATCGGCAAAGCCGCCGGCGCAACTTTGACATTGATTCCCGAAGAGTTTACTGAAGGCAAACTGCGGTTATCGAGATTGGTCGATATTCTCGCCGGCGCGATTATCAAGCGTCTGAGCTACGGTCGTCCCGATGGCGTCGCGGTTTTGGCGGAAGGCCTGGTCGAGATTCTTGATCCACAGGATTTAAAAGTGCTGATGGATATCGAGCGGGACGCACATGATAACATTCGTCTGGCCGAAGTCAATTTTGGCGAAATTCTCAAATATGAAGTTCAAAAACGCCTGAAAGAATTTAATCTCAAACCGACGATTGTAGCGAAGAACATCGGCTACGAGCTGCGCTGCGCCGATCCGATTCCCTTCGACATGGAATACACACGCGATCTGGGCTTTTGCGCGGCGCGCTTCATTCTCGATGGCGGCAACGCCGCGATGGTTTCGATTCAGAACGGCCGCTTCGTGCCGATGTATTTCAAGGATATTCTCGATCCCAAGACCGGCAAAACCCGCGTGCGGATGGTTGACATCGATTCGGAGTACTATGGCATCGCGCGGCGGTACATGATTCGCCTCTCCGAGGACGATTTTGACGATCCGCACGAGCTGGCCAAATATGCCGCCACCGCCGGCATTTCGTTGGAGGAGTTTCGCAGACAGTTTCATTATCTGGTGGAACCGGCGAAACCATCCGGCGACAAAAAGATTCCCGCTGCCGCCAAGACGGAAAAACAAATGAAAGTCGAAATGGAGTAA
- a CDS encoding HIT family protein, which yields MSTITGICTFCKIIHGELQSHLVFEDDVSLAFLDHRPLFPGHCLLVPKAHHQTLADLPAALIAPLFANTQLLARAVEHSLKAEGTFVAINNRVSQSVPHLHIHIVPRRKKDGLKGFFWPRQPYKNDDEIRQTQNALKAAIAQMQGENFNKKRA from the coding sequence ATGTCAACTATCACGGGAATTTGCACCTTCTGCAAAATCATCCATGGCGAGCTGCAAAGCCACCTCGTCTTTGAAGACGATGTTTCGCTCGCCTTTCTCGATCATCGTCCGCTCTTTCCAGGGCATTGTCTGCTGGTGCCGAAAGCGCATCACCAGACGCTGGCTGATTTGCCTGCCGCTTTGATTGCGCCGCTTTTTGCCAACACCCAACTCCTGGCGCGCGCCGTCGAGCACAGCCTGAAGGCCGAAGGCACGTTTGTGGCGATAAACAACCGCGTGAGCCAAAGCGTGCCGCATCTGCACATTCACATCGTTCCGCGCCGCAAGAAAGACGGCCTGAAGGGATTTTTCTGGCCGCGCCAGCCTTATAAAAATGATGATGAAATTCGACAAACACAAAATGCGCTGAAGGCGGCGATAGCGCAAATGCAAGGGGAAAATTTTAATAAAAAGAGGGCGTAA
- a CDS encoding M20/M25/M40 family metallo-hydrolase: MQRLVTLFLGIAGLFVAAGSYYNTPPREALEAIRAGDIRQHINFLASDSLKGRNTPSPELDRAADYIAGEFKRYGLKPVNGSYFHPFNVSIVQLGQENALIVTAAGREVAYNIKSDYMPFDMTASKDVTASLVFAGYGISAPEYGYDDYAGLDVKGKIVLVMRHEPGERDPASPFNGDRETDHSQVSTKVQNAIDRGAAGLLVITDPANHRSLAPRGFPWPSLYEGIPDDALPLTLSLAEKEKIPVAQVGETVIQQIFGSVDTLRQWQQQIDRTNKPRSIVLPQVQVRLQTTTNPIVQPTRNVVGLIEGADPKLKKEIVVIGAHYDHVGYIKQHQEGEDYIYNGADDNASGTSAVLAIAKAFGAARPKPKRSVLLMTFAGEEKGLFGSRAYVEQPLFPLENTVAMLNLDMVGRNAPDSVSIGGNTRSPDLAKINEEENRAVGLRLDYSIEEFHNRSDQYNFARKQIPFLFYFTGLHADYHRLGDHADKINENKVAKIATLAFRVAWRAANTEQRFRLVEPQ, translated from the coding sequence ATGCAAAGACTCGTCACGTTGTTTTTGGGGATTGCCGGGCTTTTTGTTGCCGCCGGCAGTTATTATAATACCCCGCCGCGTGAGGCGCTGGAGGCCATTCGCGCCGGCGACATTCGCCAACACATCAATTTTCTCGCCTCGGATTCTCTCAAAGGCCGCAACACGCCAAGCCCGGAGTTGGATCGCGCCGCCGACTACATTGCCGGTGAATTCAAACGCTACGGCCTCAAGCCGGTGAACGGCAGCTATTTTCATCCCTTTAACGTGAGCATCGTTCAACTTGGCCAAGAAAATGCGCTGATCGTGACGGCCGCCGGACGCGAAGTTGCTTACAACATCAAATCGGATTATATGCCGTTCGATATGACGGCGAGCAAGGACGTCACCGCCTCGTTGGTGTTTGCGGGATACGGCATTTCCGCGCCGGAATACGGCTACGACGATTATGCCGGCCTTGACGTGAAGGGGAAAATCGTTCTTGTCATGCGCCACGAACCCGGCGAAAGAGATCCGGCCAGTCCGTTCAACGGCGACAGAGAAACCGATCATTCACAAGTTTCGACGAAGGTGCAAAACGCCATCGACCGCGGCGCTGCCGGGCTTTTGGTGATCACGGATCCGGCCAATCACCGCAGCCTGGCGCCGCGCGGTTTTCCCTGGCCCTCGCTTTACGAGGGCATTCCCGACGACGCGCTGCCATTGACCCTGTCTCTGGCCGAAAAAGAAAAGATTCCGGTAGCGCAAGTCGGCGAAACCGTGATACAACAAATCTTCGGCAGCGTCGACACGTTGCGCCAGTGGCAGCAGCAGATCGATCGTACCAACAAACCCCGGTCAATCGTGCTGCCGCAGGTGCAGGTTCGTTTGCAAACCACGACGAACCCGATTGTGCAACCCACGCGCAACGTCGTCGGCCTGATCGAAGGCGCCGATCCGAAATTGAAAAAAGAAATCGTCGTGATCGGCGCGCATTACGATCACGTCGGCTATATCAAGCAACATCAAGAAGGCGAAGATTACATTTATAACGGCGCCGACGACAACGCTTCGGGAACGAGCGCGGTGCTGGCGATTGCCAAAGCTTTTGGCGCTGCCAGGCCGAAGCCGAAACGCAGCGTGCTGCTGATGACCTTTGCGGGAGAGGAGAAAGGCTTGTTCGGCTCACGCGCCTATGTCGAGCAGCCGCTGTTCCCGCTCGAAAATACGGTGGCGATGCTGAATCTCGACATGGTCGGCCGCAACGCGCCGGATTCGGTTTCGATCGGCGGCAACACGCGCAGCCCGGATTTGGCGAAAATTAACGAAGAAGAAAATCGCGCCGTCGGCCTGCGGCTTGACTATTCGATTGAAGAATTTCATAATCGCAGCGATCAATACAATTTCGCCCGCAAGCAAATCCCCTTTTTGTTTTATTTTACCGGCCTGCATGCCGATTATCACCGGCTGGGCGATCACGCCGATAAAATCAACGAGAATAAAGTCGCCAAAATCGCCACGCTGGCCTTTCGAGTGGCCTGGCGCGCCGCAAACACCGAGCAGCGCTTTCGGCTGGTCGAGCCGCAATAG
- a CDS encoding phosphatidate cytidylyltransferase: MDWKNLSKRVAVAVVAAPLILWAAWRGGVAFFVFIEAIILLGVLEFYQLAAAKGTHPHRVLGSMAGLILGAQIYFRDLVAVELWLTPMLLVVLLVLVELFRNKGSALLNIGVTLLGFAYVAGLWSFLLLLRELPRVTGVSYESAGTWLVMLLVTVWVCDTAAYFTGVAFGRHKLFERVSPKKTWEGAIGGLIFAILMSVASHYWFVRDLRLTDSMIIGFLIGTIGQLSDLAESLFKRDAGVKDSSGLIPGHGGVLDRFDSEMLVAPLVYLYLLWAMPH; the protein is encoded by the coding sequence GTGGACTGGAAAAATTTGAGCAAGCGGGTGGCGGTTGCCGTCGTGGCGGCGCCGCTGATTCTTTGGGCGGCGTGGCGCGGCGGTGTGGCGTTTTTTGTGTTTATTGAAGCGATCATTTTGCTGGGCGTTCTTGAATTTTACCAGCTCGCGGCGGCAAAAGGGACACATCCCCATCGCGTTCTCGGCTCGATGGCCGGTTTGATTTTGGGGGCGCAAATTTATTTTCGCGATCTCGTTGCGGTGGAACTTTGGCTGACGCCGATGCTGCTGGTCGTGCTGCTCGTGCTCGTCGAGCTGTTTCGCAACAAAGGCAGCGCGCTGCTCAATATTGGCGTGACGTTGCTTGGCTTTGCCTACGTCGCCGGGCTGTGGAGTTTCCTTTTATTGCTTCGCGAGCTGCCGCGCGTGACCGGCGTAAGTTATGAAAGCGCCGGAACCTGGTTGGTGATGCTGCTCGTCACGGTTTGGGTTTGCGACACCGCGGCGTATTTCACCGGCGTCGCGTTCGGCCGCCACAAGCTCTTCGAGCGTGTGAGTCCCAAAAAAACCTGGGAAGGCGCCATCGGCGGTTTGATCTTTGCGATTTTAATGTCAGTGGCGTCGCATTACTGGTTTGTGCGCGATTTGCGCTTGACCGATTCGATGATCATCGGTTTCCTGATCGGCACGATCGGGCAACTGAGCGATCTGGCGGAATCTCTGTTCAAGCGCGACGCCGGTGTCAAAGATTCATCCGGCCTCATTCCCGGCCACGGCGGCGTTCTGGATCGTTTCGACAGCGAAATGCTCGTGGCGCCGCTGGTCTATTTGTATTTGTTGTGGGCAATGCCGCATTAA
- a CDS encoding nucleotide-binding protein — translation MADFLKSGILNDLAQALFELHNYQRISRQLYDALSKPRILRAIADELLFREKYELQKFDLRFERISMKAMDGEEFHFVRILFKSDLAQIPKWRLKVFLGHRFVDHITQPLRFNLARILDPYGIKLTLAGQEAASEPVLSDIVKKLRAADFAIFDNRETETKPNVYIEIGMSLILKLPFIVCDYRDPRRPDFDPLPSDLSGFLTVRYPDYKSLFTELALKLPSFIYQRVRPIKRR, via the coding sequence ATGGCCGACTTTTTAAAATCCGGCATTTTGAATGATTTGGCACAAGCGCTTTTCGAGCTGCACAACTACCAGCGTATTAGTCGCCAGCTTTATGATGCGCTATCGAAGCCCCGTATTCTGCGCGCCATTGCCGATGAATTGCTTTTCAGGGAAAAATATGAGCTTCAAAAGTTCGACTTGCGCTTCGAGCGGATATCCATGAAAGCCATGGATGGTGAGGAATTCCACTTTGTGCGTATTCTATTCAAAAGCGACCTCGCTCAAATTCCCAAATGGCGCCTAAAAGTTTTTCTCGGTCACCGCTTCGTCGATCATATCACTCAACCCCTCCGTTTCAATCTCGCGCGAATCTTGGATCCTTACGGCATAAAATTGACGTTAGCCGGGCAGGAGGCGGCCTCCGAGCCGGTGTTATCCGACATTGTCAAAAAGCTCCGTGCTGCGGACTTTGCCATTTTCGACAATCGCGAAACCGAAACAAAACCAAATGTCTATATCGAAATCGGCATGAGCCTCATCCTGAAATTGCCGTTCATCGTTTGCGATTACCGCGACCCCAGGCGTCCCGATTTCGATCCCCTTCCTTCCGACCTCAGCGGATTTCTCACCGTACGATATCCCGATTACAAATCTTTATTCACCGAATTGGCGTTGAAACTGCCCAGTTTCATTTACCAGCGTGTGCGTCCGATCAAACGCCGATGA
- the tsaD gene encoding tRNA (adenosine(37)-N6)-threonylcarbamoyltransferase complex transferase subunit TsaD: MPLLAIETSCDETAAAVMAGTRLLSNTIATQEIHQLFGGVVPELASRAHVQRIVPIVNQALLNAQISKKEIDAVAVTHGPGLIGSLLVGVSFAKGLALQLGVPLLGVNHLEGHLFSTNVKPEGPEPPFLSLIISGGHTILAYVRAWGQYQILGQTQDDAAGEAFDKVAKILGLEYPGGPAVEKLAVNGNAEAIDFPQARLKNTGNSFSPRLDFSFSGLKTAVLYYVRKLSAAELEKQRADIAASFQRALINALIENVARACEQFPTRAVALAGGVACNRTLRQAFTNLGEQRGLQLHFPEPVFCTDNAAMIARAAQFHLANGRRSPLSLAPEPGLVLS; encoded by the coding sequence ATGCCGCTGCTCGCCATTGAAACCTCCTGCGACGAAACCGCGGCGGCAGTGATGGCCGGCACCCGCTTGCTCTCGAACACGATTGCGACGCAGGAGATTCACCAGCTCTTTGGCGGCGTTGTGCCGGAATTGGCCTCGCGCGCGCACGTGCAGCGCATCGTGCCGATTGTGAATCAAGCGCTGTTAAATGCGCAGATTTCAAAGAAAGAAATTGACGCGGTGGCCGTGACGCATGGCCCGGGGCTTATCGGCTCGTTGCTGGTCGGCGTGAGCTTCGCGAAAGGCCTGGCGCTGCAGCTCGGCGTGCCGTTGCTCGGCGTCAATCATTTGGAAGGCCATCTTTTTTCCACCAATGTCAAACCCGAAGGGCCGGAACCGCCGTTTCTCTCGCTGATCATTTCCGGCGGACACACGATTTTGGCTTACGTGCGGGCCTGGGGGCAATACCAGATTCTCGGCCAGACGCAGGATGACGCCGCCGGCGAAGCCTTCGACAAAGTCGCCAAAATCCTCGGGCTGGAATATCCCGGCGGCCCGGCTGTGGAAAAATTGGCTGTGAATGGAAATGCCGAAGCGATCGATTTTCCACAAGCCCGATTGAAAAACACCGGAAACTCGTTCAGCCCTCGTTTGGATTTTAGTTTTAGCGGATTGAAAACTGCCGTGCTTTATTACGTGCGAAAATTATCTGCGGCGGAATTGGAAAAACAGCGCGCCGATATTGCCGCTTCGTTTCAGCGCGCGCTGATCAACGCCTTGATCGAGAACGTCGCGCGGGCCTGCGAGCAATTTCCAACGCGTGCCGTGGCCCTGGCCGGCGGCGTGGCGTGCAACCGAACCTTGCGGCAGGCTTTCACCAACCTCGGCGAGCAGCGCGGCTTGCAATTGCATTTTCCCGAGCCGGTTTTTTGCACGGACAATGCGGCGATGATCGCCCGCGCCGCGCAGTTTCATCTGGCAAACGGCAGGCGTTCGCCGCTTTCGCTCGCGCCGGAGCCCGGGCTTGTTTTATCGTAA
- a CDS encoding dihydroorotate dehydrogenase encodes MAELKIKIRGLEFPTPVFVASGTFGYGQEAADLVDLTGLGAIITKSIGAEPRRGNPPPRLFETTAGLLNSIGLQNVGAQNFVAEKLPFLRTLGVPIIVNIAGRSLDEYVEVARLLEAHEGIAGYELNFSCPNVKEGGLEFSQKAEITEHATRMIRDLTKRLVIPKLTPNVTRVSEIAKAAEAGGADAVSLINTLTGMAIDIASWRPRLNTVIGGYSGPAIKPVALAKVYETVRAVKIPVIGIGGIMSWQDAVEFFLAGATAVQIGTANFVDPRTGVTVAEGLREYLASKNLHNIGNLVRQLRIDNF; translated from the coding sequence ATGGCCGAATTAAAAATAAAAATCCGCGGCCTCGAATTTCCCACGCCGGTGTTCGTGGCCTCCGGAACGTTTGGCTACGGCCAGGAAGCCGCGGACTTGGTCGATTTGACCGGGCTCGGCGCGATTATCACCAAATCCATCGGCGCCGAGCCGCGCCGCGGTAACCCGCCGCCGCGGCTCTTCGAGACAACCGCCGGGCTGCTCAACTCCATCGGCTTGCAAAACGTCGGCGCGCAAAACTTCGTTGCCGAAAAATTGCCCTTCTTGCGAACGCTCGGCGTGCCCATCATCGTCAACATCGCCGGGCGCAGTCTCGACGAGTACGTGGAAGTGGCGCGCCTGCTCGAGGCGCACGAGGGCATCGCCGGTTATGAATTAAACTTTTCTTGTCCGAATGTAAAAGAAGGTGGCTTGGAATTCAGCCAAAAAGCCGAAATCACCGAGCACGCCACGCGCATGATTCGCGATTTGACGAAACGGCTGGTAATTCCAAAGTTGACGCCGAATGTGACGCGCGTGAGTGAAATTGCCAAAGCCGCGGAGGCCGGCGGCGCGGATGCGGTGTCGCTCATCAACACGCTGACCGGCATGGCGATCGATATTGCAAGCTGGCGGCCGCGCCTCAACACGGTTATCGGCGGCTATTCCGGCCCGGCAATCAAACCGGTGGCATTGGCAAAAGTTTACGAGACGGTGCGCGCGGTGAAAATCCCCGTTATCGGCATCGGCGGCATCATGAGCTGGCAGGACGCTGTGGAATTTTTCCTCGCCGGCGCGACGGCGGTGCAAATCGGCACGGCAAATTTTGTCGATCCGCGAACCGGGGTGACGGTGGCAGAGGGGTTGCGAGAGTATCTTGCTTCCAAGAATTTGCATAACATTGGTAATCTTGTGAGGCAATTGAGAATCGATAATTTTTGA
- a CDS encoding CapA family protein codes for MKRRYFFLGLAFLIGCASQKQSVAPLPPIAPLLALQIEPASLALLSPAKLETPAPAAFSLVAVGDVMLGSWVVARLDGSGSAYPFEATKHILRAADFAIANLEAPFTDRGEQVKDKKFTFRVPPRHARGLKESGFDILHLANNHILDFGPEGLFDTMATLDSLSLLYVGAGENIAAAFAPVIVERENVNNEKLRFGFLGFSMTHPEEFYAGKNKPGTAFPFWERYLAALDSLAPKVDIMIVSFHWGAEKMVTPKAYQIDMAHAAIDRGADIVIGHHPHVLQGLELYRSRPTARQGLIAYSLGNFAFGSYSPSSRTSIILKCVVDADGVLYARCFPINVFNDEVEFQPQLLQGQAATAVIDSLNALSRHLNFGQNIISAEGIIVPLNGDPAAAAKADEPPDLSTKY; via the coding sequence ATGAAGAGACGCTATTTTTTTCTCGGCCTGGCCTTTCTCATCGGCTGCGCCAGCCAAAAACAATCTGTTGCGCCGTTGCCGCCGATCGCGCCGCTGCTGGCGCTGCAAATCGAGCCGGCTTCATTGGCGCTGCTATCCCCGGCCAAACTCGAAACGCCGGCGCCCGCCGCTTTTTCACTCGTGGCGGTCGGTGATGTCATGCTCGGCTCGTGGGTTGTCGCGCGTCTCGATGGCTCGGGCTCCGCTTATCCATTTGAAGCAACCAAGCACATTTTGCGCGCGGCTGATTTCGCCATCGCCAATCTCGAAGCGCCGTTTACCGATCGCGGCGAGCAGGTTAAAGACAAGAAGTTTACTTTTCGCGTTCCGCCCAGACACGCGCGCGGCTTGAAAGAAAGCGGCTTTGACATTTTGCATCTTGCCAACAATCACATTCTCGATTTCGGGCCGGAGGGGCTTTTTGACACGATGGCGACGCTGGACAGTTTATCGTTGTTATATGTCGGCGCGGGAGAAAATATCGCGGCGGCCTTTGCGCCGGTGATCGTCGAACGCGAAAATGTGAATAATGAAAAATTGCGTTTCGGCTTTCTCGGCTTTTCGATGACGCATCCCGAAGAATTTTATGCCGGCAAAAACAAGCCGGGAACGGCGTTTCCATTTTGGGAGCGCTATCTTGCGGCGCTGGATTCGCTCGCGCCGAAGGTCGATATCATGATCGTCTCGTTTCACTGGGGCGCGGAAAAAATGGTCACGCCCAAAGCGTATCAAATCGACATGGCGCATGCGGCGATTGATCGCGGCGCCGACATCGTCATCGGCCATCATCCGCACGTTTTGCAAGGCCTCGAATTGTACCGCTCGCGGCCAACGGCGCGGCAAGGCTTGATCGCCTATTCTCTCGGAAATTTTGCCTTTGGCAGCTACAGTCCAAGCTCCCGCACCAGCATCATCTTGAAATGCGTCGTCGATGCCGACGGCGTGCTGTACGCACGATGTTTCCCCATCAACGTTTTCAATGACGAAGTCGAATTTCAGCCGCAGCTTCTCCAAGGCCAAGCCGCCACCGCTGTCATTGATTCGCTCAATGCATTGTCTCGGCATCTGAATTTTGGCCAAAACATCATATCGGCGGAGGGAATTATTGTTCCACTCAACGGCGACCCGGCCGCAGCGGCAAAAGCGGATGAACCGCCCGATCTCTCCACGAAGTATTGA
- a CDS encoding TRAP transporter TatT component family protein has translation MLVAVMLWCGCAGRQVAILDRPLPPIQPAANAAALNKEAEGLWAQRGDPQKARQALEAYKRAYAVNPSQAVGTSLSRAYYFVGYYVETDPVAQDSLFLRGAEIGERVLSLNEKFRIAYRKTKDEKQALSVLDASWTPAIYWTGANLEQWASTKGMGVRYGNKGRIEAYMSRVRELDPKFFHGATHRFFGVLPTQGRAPFVKIDKAREEFEKAITDWPDFLGNKRLYAETYAVKKKDRALFIRLLQEVVNARIDKVPEIAAENKYEQARARKLLAEIDSYFEKK, from the coding sequence TTGCTTGTTGCTGTCATGTTGTGGTGCGGTTGCGCGGGACGCCAGGTTGCGATTCTTGATCGGCCGCTGCCGCCGATTCAACCTGCGGCCAATGCGGCGGCGTTGAATAAGGAAGCCGAAGGGCTTTGGGCGCAGCGCGGTGATCCGCAAAAAGCGCGGCAAGCGCTGGAGGCATATAAACGCGCGTATGCCGTCAACCCCAGCCAGGCTGTCGGCACGAGTTTGTCGCGCGCCTATTATTTCGTCGGTTATTACGTCGAAACCGATCCGGTCGCGCAGGATTCGCTGTTTTTGCGCGGCGCGGAAATCGGCGAGCGGGTGTTGTCGCTGAACGAAAAATTCCGCATTGCCTACCGCAAAACAAAGGATGAGAAGCAAGCGCTCAGCGTTCTGGACGCGAGTTGGACGCCGGCAATTTATTGGACCGGCGCCAATCTCGAACAATGGGCAAGCACCAAAGGCATGGGCGTGCGCTATGGCAACAAGGGACGGATTGAAGCTTACATGAGTCGCGTGCGTGAGCTTGATCCGAAATTTTTTCACGGCGCGACGCATCGTTTCTTCGGCGTCTTGCCGACGCAAGGCCGCGCGCCCTTTGTCAAGATCGATAAGGCCAGGGAAGAATTCGAGAAGGCAATCACAGACTGGCCGGATTTTCTCGGCAACAAACGCTTGTATGCCGAGACCTATGCCGTGAAAAAGAAAGACCGCGCCTTGTTCATCCGGCTTTTGCAGGAAGTTGTCAATGCCAGGATCGATAAAGTGCCGGAGATCGCGGCAGAAAATAAATACGAGCAAGCCCGCGCGCGAAAGTTGCTGGCGGAAATCGACAGCTATTTTGAGAAAAAGTGA
- a CDS encoding CdaR family protein: protein MALKNVLVENLRVKLLVGILAMLFWFAVVTENFYEYDVEVPIVAVNVPDGKIVANDLPAKARVRFEGKGRALLNLLFSREARVVLDLANVRQSHTFILQRQMVQSRRSSAELNPVHVLYPDTVRVKLTRLLEKRVPVTANMKITTMAGYTVVQPFHFEPDSITISGPAEIIHSIDSVTTEYKEFSNLQHNLTERFRLQPLPASQHVAFSDNTVQVDVDVEKLIEMTLQEIPVQVHNAPAHLKITPAPSTLSLTVEGAEKLLLNLKKENIVAYIDYARMRDTTGAGHPAYIRTPDGVRYRDVKPARFKLILESQNHAAARH, encoded by the coding sequence ATGGCATTGAAAAACGTACTGGTGGAAAACCTGCGCGTGAAGCTGCTTGTCGGCATCTTGGCCATGCTTTTTTGGTTTGCCGTGGTCACGGAAAACTTTTACGAGTATGATGTCGAGGTGCCGATTGTTGCAGTCAATGTGCCGGACGGCAAGATCGTCGCGAACGACCTGCCGGCGAAGGCGCGCGTGCGTTTTGAAGGCAAAGGGCGCGCCTTGCTGAACTTGCTCTTCAGCCGCGAGGCGCGCGTCGTGCTCGATCTCGCCAATGTTCGCCAGAGCCATACTTTTATATTGCAGCGTCAAATGGTTCAATCACGGCGCAGCAGCGCCGAGCTGAATCCCGTGCACGTTTTGTATCCGGACACCGTGCGGGTGAAATTGACCAGGCTGCTCGAGAAGCGGGTGCCTGTGACCGCCAACATGAAAATCACCACCATGGCGGGTTATACCGTCGTGCAGCCGTTTCACTTTGAACCGGATTCAATTACCATCTCCGGGCCGGCGGAGATCATTCACAGCATCGACTCCGTGACCACCGAGTACAAGGAGTTTTCCAATCTGCAACATAATCTTACCGAGCGCTTTCGTCTGCAGCCTTTGCCGGCGTCGCAACACGTCGCGTTTTCCGATAATACCGTGCAAGTGGATGTGGACGTGGAGAAATTGATCGAAATGACCCTGCAGGAAATTCCGGTGCAGGTGCACAATGCGCCGGCGCATTTGAAAATCACACCGGCGCCTTCGACGCTTTCCTTGACGGTGGAGGGCGCCGAAAAACTTTTGCTCAATCTCAAAAAAGAAAATATCGTGGCCTACATCGACTACGCGCGCATGCGCGACACCACTGGCGCCGGCCATCCCGCTTATATTCGAACGCCGGACGGCGTGCGCTATCGCGACGTCAAGCCGGCGCGGTTCAAACTCATTCTGGAAAGTCAAAATCATGCCGCTGCTCGCCATTGA